Genomic window (Dyadobacter fanqingshengii):
GAGTTTCCCGGTTGCGCCATCTGGTGTGGAAAGTAATGCCTTAATCGTCTTGCCACCCTTCGGCGAATCATAGTTGATATAGTCTGATTTCAGCCTGGAATCGTTGGGCTGAACCTGAATAGTTCCTTGGTAATCAGGCATGAGGAAACTCATCAGCGATGCAACGGTGATGCCGCCAACTGCATAAGCGGATAAATTTTGCATAAAATTCCGCCTGTCAATCCGGTCGTGTGCATAGTCGTCGTAAAGGTCAAAGACTTCTTGCTTAATGTCCTCTTTTCTAATCTGGCTCATATGGGTTTGTCGTAAAGGTTTTTAGATTACTCACTTATAATGAAAGCATTTACTTTCAAAAGTTACCGAAATTGTATTTGGATTCCTGCAAAATATTTTATCTATTTAACCGGATACATCTATCATTGCTTTGAAAAAATTCATCTCATTCACTGGCCGATACATAATAGGCATTTCAACGGTTTTGACTTTGCTAAGTTTTAGGTCCATCCCTGAAAATAACGTCGGTAACAAACAAAAAGACCAGCGGCCCAATATTGTGATCATTATGGCGGACGATCTGGACAGCAGGCAGTTGAGTTGCTATGGCGGCCAAAATCTTAAAACAGCGAACATTGACAAGCTTGCCGCTCAGGGCCTGAAATTCAATAATATTTATGCTTCCGAAGCGATGTGCGTGCCTACGCGCGCATCGCTTTTTACTGGGCTTTATCCCGTGCGCCACGGTTCTTATCAAAACCATAAACCTGTTTACGACAACCTTAAAAGTGTCGGGCATTACCTGGCTGATCTGGGTTACCGCGTTGGTTTGACTGGGAAAGATCACGTTACCAAGCCCAAGACAGTATTTCCATTCGACATTATTGAAGGTTTTGAGCCCAACTGCGTTTCCCCAACTGACGAATACAGTCTGGATGCGGTAAAAAAATACATGGCCGCCGATCAAAAGCCTTATTGTCTGTTTGTTATGAGCATTAACCCGCATACGCCGTGGACTTCCGGTGATACGACGGAATTTGAACCGGACAAGCTGAAATTGCCTGCGGATTGGATTGATACGCCTATTACACGTCGCCAGTATGTTAAATATCTGGCCGAAATAAGACGGCTGGACAATCAGGTTGGTGATATTACCAGGCTGCTGGCGGAAACAGGCCAGGACAAAAATACGATCGTGATTTTCCTCGGTGAGCAAGGCGCGCAATTTCCCGGTGCAAAGTGGAATTTGTGGGATTCAGGGCAAAAGAGCTCGATGATCGTGAAGTGGCCGGGCAAAGTGAAGGAGGCGACGGAAACCGGTGCCATTGTTCAGTATGAAGACATTACACCAACATTAATCGACCTTGCAGGCGGTAAAGCCATTGCCGGATTGGATGGGAAAACTTTTCTGCCGGTCTTGACAGGGAAAAGCAAAACAGCCAGATCTTATGCGTACGGCATTCATAACAACATTCCCGAAGGCGATCCTTACCCGATCCGGAGCATTCGCGACAATCGTTATAAGTTGATTATGAATCTGTTGCCGGATAAAGAATATTACAACCGATTCATGATGACCCGGGAGCGTAAGGACAGGAACACGGTATGGTTTTCATGGGTCGATAAAGCCGTTGACGATCCGAATGCTAAAAAAATCACTTCCCGCTTCGTGAACCGCCCGGCGGTTGAATTTTATGA
Coding sequences:
- a CDS encoding sulfatase family protein, translated to MKKFISFTGRYIIGISTVLTLLSFRSIPENNVGNKQKDQRPNIVIIMADDLDSRQLSCYGGQNLKTANIDKLAAQGLKFNNIYASEAMCVPTRASLFTGLYPVRHGSYQNHKPVYDNLKSVGHYLADLGYRVGLTGKDHVTKPKTVFPFDIIEGFEPNCVSPTDEYSLDAVKKYMAADQKPYCLFVMSINPHTPWTSGDTTEFEPDKLKLPADWIDTPITRRQYVKYLAEIRRLDNQVGDITRLLAETGQDKNTIVIFLGEQGAQFPGAKWNLWDSGQKSSMIVKWPGKVKEATETGAIVQYEDITPTLIDLAGGKAIAGLDGKTFLPVLTGKSKTARSYAYGIHNNIPEGDPYPIRSIRDNRYKLIMNLLPDKEYYNRFMMTRERKDRNTVWFSWVDKAVDDPNAKKITSRFVNRPAVEFYDLQKDPFELHNLANDPAQAQLIDKLKKELNAWMKQQGDAGAPIDIAIKK